The Punica granatum isolate Tunisia-2019 chromosome 4, ASM765513v2, whole genome shotgun sequence genome has a window encoding:
- the LOC116203275 gene encoding LOW QUALITY PROTEIN: protein transport Sec1a (The sequence of the model RefSeq protein was modified relative to this genomic sequence to represent the inferred CDS: inserted 2 bases in 1 codon), with protein MSFSDSECSSHGAEYKSFGQITRDRLLNDMLGAAKSGDSKTWKVLIMDKVTVKVMSSSCKMADITDQGVSLVEDLFRRRQPLPSMDAIYFVQPSKENVIMFLSDMSGRVPLYKKAFVFFCSSVPKELINHIKCDTSVLPRIGALREVRFIFCLHCDVIIYLSSQIDFVFLXFNLQMNLEYFPIDSQGFVTDQERALEELFGENVANSRKFDACLNTMATRIATVFASLNELPNVWYRSSKGEDSSNFRAFVPSKLAAAISDILVKYKSIPNFPQKETCDLLIVDRSIDLIAPVIHEWTYDAMCHDLLNMDGNKYVYEAPSKTGGDPEKKEVLLESHDPVWLELRHAHIADASERLHDKMTNFVNKNKAAQVQRSSRDGSELSTRDLQKIVQSLGQYGDQVDKLSSHVEIAGKINTLIRETGLRDLGQLEQDLVFGDAGAKDVISFLRTKTDASPENKLRLLMIYASVYPEKFEGDKASKLMQLARLSPDDMKVVHNMQLLAGSSQNKKNQSGSFSLKFDGQKTKGAARKDRTEEEEEAWALSRFYPMIEELIENLNKGELPKGEYSCMSDQTSSFGRGGESESKSVRSSQAPLPVPERKVPAQSRRSRRTATWARSHHSDDGSSSESVLKNDFRKMGQRIFVFIIGGATRSELRVCHKLTAKLRREVVLGSTSCDDPPQYITKLKLFGEVDLSMDMQHGLRF; from the exons ATGTCGTTCTCCGATTCGGAATGTTCTTCTCATGGCGCAGAGTACAAAAGCTTCGGTCAAATCACCCGCGACC GTTTACTGAATGACATGCTCGGGGCAGCAAAATCAGGGGACTCAAAAACATGGAAG GTGCTCATTATGGACAAGGTTACGGTAAAGGTGATGTCGTCCTCATGTAAGATGGCAGATATCACAGACCAAGGCGTTTCCT TGGTCGAAGATCTTTTCCGCCGAAGGCAGCCCCTTCCGTCTATGGATGCAATCTATTTTGTTCAACCATCAAAAGAGAA TGTTATCATGTTCTTGTCTGACATGTCCGGGAGGGTGCCTCTGTACAAGAA agcatttgtatttttttgttcttCCGTTCCGAAGGAATTGATTAATCACATCAAGTGCGACACCAGTGTGCTGCCCCGAATAGGTGCATTGAGAGAGGTAAGATTTATTTTCTGCCTTCATTGTGATGTAATTATCTACTTAAGCtctcaaattgattttgtgtTTCT ATTCAATTTGCAGATGAATTTGGAGTATTTTCCTATTGATAGTCAG GGTTTTGTCACTGATCAGGAAAGAGCATTAGAGGAGCTCTTCGGTGAAAATGTTGCAAACTCACGGAAATTTGATGCTTGTTTGAACACCATGGCGACTCGAATTGCTACAGTTTTTGCTTCACTCAAC GAGCTTCCAAATGTGTGGTATCGTTCTTCGAAGGGAGAAGATTCATCTAATTTCCGTGCATTTGTTCCTTCAAAACTTGCTGCTGCAATTTCTGACATTCTTGTGAAATACAAGTCCATACCCAACTTTCCACAGAAGGAGACGTGCGACCTGCTAATTGTGGATAGATCCATCGATCTT ATCGCTCCAGTTATACATGAGTGGACCTACGATGCGATGTGCCATGACTTGCTGAACATGGATGGCAATAAATATGTGTATGAG GCTCCTAGCAAAACTGGTGGCGATCCAGAGAAGAAGGAAGTGCTTCTGGAGAGCCATGATCCAGTTTGGTTAGAACTTCGCCATGCTCATATAGCCGAC GCAAGTGAAAGATTGCATGACAAAATGACCAACTTTGTGAATAAGAACAAAGCTGCGCAGGTTCAGAGGTCTTCAAG AGATGGAAGTGAATTATCTACGCGTGATTTGCAGAAAATTGTTCAGTCTCTTGGTCAGTACGGGGACCAAGTTGACAAGCTTTCTAGCCATGTGGAg ATAGCTGGAAAAATTAACACACTTATCAGGGAAACAGGCCTTCGGGATCTAGGGCAGCTAGAACAGGATCTTGTTTTTGGGGATGCAGGAGCTAAAGATGTCATCAGCTTTCTGAGGACAAAGACG GATGCATCTCCTGAGAATAAGTTACgtcttttgatgatttatgcATCGGTCTATCCCGAGAAGTTTGAAGGGGACAAAGCTTCGAAGCTAATGCAG TTGGCGAGACTATCACCTGACGATATGAAGGTTGTTCATAACATGCAATTGCTTGCTGGATCATCCCAAAATAAGAAGAATCAGTCGGGTAGTTTCTCCCTCAAGTTTGATGGTCAGAAG ACCAAAGGAGCAGCAAGGAAAGATCGAactgaggaggaggaggaagcatGGGCACTATCACGGTTTTACCCCATGATAGAG GAACTGATAGAAAATCTAAACAAAGGCGAGTTGCCAAAGGGTGAGTATTCTTGTATGTCTGATCAGACTTCGAGTTTTGGTCGGGGTGGAGAGAGTGAGAGCAAATCAGTACGGTCAAGCCAAGCTCCACTTCCAGTACCAGAGAGGAAGGTTCCAGCTCAGTCAAGGAGATCAAGGAGGACTGCTACGTGGGCCCGATCTCACCATTCCGATGATGGAAGTTCTAG TGAATCGGTCTTGAAAAACGACTTTAGGAAGATGGGGCAGCGTATTTTTGTATTCATCATAGGTGGAGCAACTCGATCTGAG CTCAGAGTTTGTCATAAGCTGACAGCGAAGTTAAGGCGAGAAGTCGTCCTCGGTTCGACAAGCTGTGATGATCCTCCACAGTATATTACG AAACTGAAGCTATTTGGAGAAGTTGATCTGTCAATGGATATGCAACATGGGCTCAGATTTTAA
- the LOC116202814 gene encoding probable pectinesterase/pectinesterase inhibitor 36: MSCTTATFVISLLLLTTAAATASSYSQASSDAILKAKALVSQAKAWAARTSASALYRYRSDQDHQHRRMPNHPRNLSLALSDCERLYEMSKFRLEQLLHGGLESTHAWDDATTWLSSVLANHWSCLDGLNEGHDRGSIPSAGSRNLTSLISEALAYSHEKRNGATGIRKGFGQPRPKPSQYEGLLASWNAATSKADFEVAKDGSGTHGTINEALAALGRMGSNRPSRVVIYVKAGVYSEKVEIEKNMQDVMFVGDGMDRTIVTGSRNVPDGSTTFSSATIGVSADGFWARDMTFENTAGPSKHQAVALRVNSDRSVFYRCSFKAYQDTLFTHSLRQFYRDCHIYGTIDFIFGDAAVVLQNCDIFVRKPMSHQANMIAAQGRDDPNSNTGISIHGCRVAPAREFMSVKGSFKSYLGRPWKRYSRTVIMKTDLDGLIDPKGWMEWSGDFALSTLFYGEYMNTGNGALTKSRVRWAGFHVLRSPEEAHPYSVSRFIQGDSWIPKTGVPFSLGV; the protein is encoded by the exons ATGTCATGTACCACCGCCACCTTTGTCATTTCACTGCTCCTCCTTACCACGGCCGCCGCCACCGCCTCCTCCTACTCTCAAGCAAGCTCCGATGCCATCCTCAAGGCCAAAGCACTTGTCTCCCAAGCCAAGGCATGGGCTGCCCGAACCTCGGCCTCAGCGCTCTATCGTTACCGGTCGGATCAAGACCACCAACACCGGAGGATGCCCAATCACCCTCGCAACCTCAGCTTGGCCCTTAGTGACTGTGAGAGGCTCTACGAAATGAGCAAGTTCCGGCTCGAGCAGTTGCTCCATGGTGGGCTAGAGAGCACTCACGCTTGGGACGACGCCACCACGTGGCTGAGCAGCGTGCTCGCGAACCATTGGAGTTGCTTGGATGGCTTGAACGAGGGCCACGACAGAGGGTCAATACCATCCGCGGGGTCTCGGAACTTGACAAGTTTGATAAGTGAAGCCTTGGCTTATTCGCATGAGAAAAGGAATGGCGCGACAGGCATAAGGAAGg GGTTTGGTCAACCAAGGCCAAAGCCTAGCCAATACGAGGGCCTTCTGGCTTCATGGAATGCAGCGACCTCGAAGGCCGACTTCGAGGTGGCAAAGGATGGTTCCGGGACTCATGGAACCATAAATGAAGCGCTGGCTGCACTGGGCAGAATGGGCAGCAACCGTCCTAGTCGAGTGGTCATCTACGTGAAGGCGGGAGTGTACAGTGAAAAagttgaaattgaaaagaataTGCAGGATGTAATGTTTGTGGGCGACGGAATGGACCGAACCATTGTGACTGGTAGCAGAAATGTTCCGGATGGTTCCACCACTTTTAGCTCAGCCACAAttg GGGTCTCTGCGGATGGGTTTTGGGCAAGGGACATGACATTCGAGAACACGGCTGGTCCCTCGAAGCACCAGGCAGTCGCCCTGAGGGTCAACTCGGACCGTTCCGTGTTTTACCGCTGCAGCTTTAAGGCCTATCAAGACACCCTCTTCACCCACTCCCTAAGGCAGTTCTACCGTGACTGCCACATCTATGGCACGATCGACTTCATCTTTGGGGACGCTGCAGTGGTGCTCCAGAACTGTGACATCTTTGTTCGGAAACCGATGAGCCACCAGGCCAACATGATTGCAGCCCAGGGCCGGGATGACCCCAACTCGAACACCGGGATCTCAATACACGGATGCCGGGTAGCCCCTGCACGCGAGTTTATGTCAGTCAAGGGTTCTTTCAAAAGTTATCTAGGACGGCCCTGGAAGAGGTACTCGAGGACGGTGATAATGAAGACGGATTTGGATGGCCTGATCGACCCGAAGGGATGGATGGAATGGAGCGGCGACTTTGCTCTCTCGACCCTGTTCTACGGTGAATACATGAACACGGGCAATGGTGCTTTGACCAAGAGCAGGGTGAGGTGGGCTGGGTTCCATGTCCTGAGGAGTCCGGAAGAGGCTCATCCTTACTCTGTGAGCAGATTCATACAAGGGGACTCATGGATTCCAAAGACCGGAGTGCCCTTTTCGCTAGGAGTTTag
- the LOC116205820 gene encoding ATP-dependent DNA helicase 2 subunit KU80, whose translation MARNREGLVLLLDVGPSMHHILPDVEKLCSMLVQKKLIYSKSDEVGVILFGTEETENELTKEVGGYEHVVVIQNIKVVDRDAVQTVKKLARGTVSGDFLDAIVVGMDMLIKKYGATNKGKKRMCLITDGLSPIKDPYEGSKEDQVHTIAGQFTKHGLKLECIVFRGNLPPDADEKIMAENDRILNLFPRETRAKIIHVESPTSLLGAIRTRNITPVTIFRGDLEITSELKIKVWVYKKTSEEKFPTLKKYSDKAPQFDKFAKHEVKVDYEYKSYDGSSKVVPPDQRIKGYQYGPHVVPISSDEWDAVKFKPEKGVKLLGFTDASNIMRYHYMKDVNIFIAEPGNMGATVAISALARAMKEMDKVAILRCAWRQGQRNVVIGVLTPNVSDSDIIPDSFYFNVLPFNEDIREFQFPSFGNLPTSLQPNEDQQKAADNFVMMLDLGPSDDHQEILSPDFTPNPVLERFYNCLDLKAQNPDAKVPPLDKTLKKITEPDPELFVRNKSVINAFRRHFEVKPNPKLKKSSRRFVREKPSGSDDEKEYNGISASTAADATDSKTAVKVEKIGNLTPVQDFEAMMSCRDSPEWVNKAIKDMSNKIYDLVEDSLNGDNYPKAMEMLMALRKGCIREQEPKQFNDFMRLLCGFCQKNDLQSFCDMLASEGLTLISKTEAADSDVSDEEARCFLVKKEPKTE comes from the exons ATGGCTCGAAACAGG GAAGGCTTGGTGTTGTTGCTTGATGTTGGCCCGTCGATGCACCATATTTTACCTGATGTCGAGAAACTCTGCTCGATGCTTGTACAAAAGAAG CTAATTTACAGCAAGTCCGATGAAGTTGGGGTTATTCTGTTCGGAACTGAAG AGACTGAAAATGAGTTGACGAAGGAAGTGGGAGGATACGAACATGTGGTCGTTATACAAAATATCAAAGTCGTTGATAGAGATGCTGTTCAAACTGTCAAGAAACTTGCTCGGGGGACTGTTTCTGGTGATT TTCTTGATGCTATTGTTGTTGGGATGGATATGCTTATAAAGAAATATGGAGCAACTAACAAAGGAAAGAAACGGATGTGTCTTATAACTGATGGTCTCTCTCCAATTAAGGATCCTTATGAAGGAAGCAAAGAAGATCAGGTTCACACCATTGCTGGACAGTTCACTAAACATGGATTGAAGTTGGAATGCATAGTTTTTCGGGGGAATCTTCCCCCTGATGCTGATGAGAAAATAATGGCTGAGAACGACCGCATCTTGAATTTATTTCCGAGGGAAACACGTGCGAAGATAATTCATGTTGAGAGTCCAACTTCACTATTGGGTGCAATTAGGACTCGGAATATAACTCCTGTCACAATATTCAGAGGTGATCTTGAAATCACTTCCGAGTTGAAAATTAAg GTTTGGGTTTACAAAAAGACGTCAGAAGAGAAGTTCCCCACTTTGAAAAAGTATTCCGATAAAGCACCTCAATTCGACAAGTTTGCTAAGCATGAAGTCAAGGTAGACTATGAATACAAAAGCTATGATGGAAGCAGCAAAGTTGTGCCCCCAGATCAAAGAATTAAAGGTTACCAATATGGACCTCATGTAGTTCCTATATCTTCTGATGAATGGGATGCGGTCAAGTTCAAACCGGAAAAGGGTGTAAAGCTTTTAGGATTCACAGATGCGTCAAATATCATGAG GTATCATTACATGAAGGATGTGAACATATTCATCGCTGAACCCGGCAACATGGGGGCAACTGTTGCAATTTCCGCTTTAGCTCGAGCAATGAAGGAAATGGATAAGGTTGCCATCTTGCGCTGTGCTTGGAGACAAGGTCAAAGAAATGTAGTAATTGGGGTGCTAACACCAAATGTCTCTGACAGTGATATCATT CCCGATTCATTCTATTTCAATGTACTTCCATTTAATGAGGACATTAGAGAATTTCAATTTCCTTCCTTCGGCAATCTTCCAACTTCTTTGCAGCCCAATGAAGATCAGCAGAAGGCTGCAGATAACTTTGTAATGATGCTTGATCTTGGACCATCTGATGATCATCAGGAAATATTGTCACCTGATTTTACTCCAAATCCTGTCCTTGAG CGATTCTACAACTGCCTTGATTTGAAGGCACAGAACCCAGATGCAAAGGTGCCTCCGCTCGATAAAACCCTCAAGAAAATAACTGAACCTGACCCTGAACTTTTTGTGCGCAACAAGTCTGTTATCAATGCGTTCAGGAGGCACTTTGAAGTCAAGCCTAATCCCAAG CTGAAGAAGTCATCCAGGAGATTCGTGCGAGAGAAACCATCTGGTTCAGATGATGAAAAGGAATATAATGGCATTTCAGCATCAACTGCAGCGGATGCCACCGACAGCAAAACTGCAGTTAAGGTTGAGAAAATTGGGAACTTGACCCCTGTCCAAGATTTTGAAGCGATGATGTCATGCAGAGACAGCCCTGAGTGGGTCAACAAAGCCATCAAAGATATGagtaataaaatttatgacCTAGTTGAGGATTCCTTAAATGGGGATAATTATCCTAAAGCCATGGAGATGCTGATGGCCCTTCGCAAGGGTTGTATCCGTGAGCAA GAGCCTAAACAGTTCAACGATTTCATGCGCCTTCTTTGCGGATTCTGCCAGAAGAATGATCTCCAAAGTTTCTGTGATATGCTTGCTTCGGAAGGGCTTACACTTATCTCCAAGACAGAAGCCGCAGACAG TGACGTCTCGGATGAAGAAGCTCGCTGCTTTCTCGTTAAGAAAGAACCCAAGACTGAATGA